The Caviibacter abscessus genomic sequence ATTAGCGAAACCAGGATCAATAACACCACATACAGAATTTAAGGGAGAAATCTACGTATTGACAAAAGAAGAAGGAGGAAGACATACACCATTCTTCACAGGATACAAGCCACAATTTTACTTTAGAACAACAGATATAACAGGAGAAGTAAGATTACCAGAGGGGACAGAGATGGTAATGCCAGGAGATAATATATCAGTAGAAGTAAGCTTAATACATGCGATAGCGATGGAACCAGGATTAAGATTTGCGATAAGAGAAGGTGGAAGAACGGTAGCTTCTGGAGTTGTTGCAGAAATTAAAAAATAATAAAAAATAAAATACATTTAATAAAATTTGAAAACACTGCTATAAGGGGCTTTATGCCCCTTGTAGAAATAAAATAGGAGGAAAAATTTTGGAAAATAAATTAAGTATACATCTTCAATCTTATGACCACAAATTGTTAGATCAATCTGCTAAAAAA encodes the following:
- a CDS encoding EF-Tu C-terminal domain-related protein, coding for LAKPGSITPHTEFKGEIYVLTKEEGGRHTPFFTGYKPQFYFRTTDITGEVRLPEGTEMVMPGDNISVEVSLIHAIAMEPGLRFAIREGGRTVASGVVAEIKK